Below is a genomic region from Mus caroli chromosome 13, CAROLI_EIJ_v1.1, whole genome shotgun sequence.
ATGTGCTGATAAAACCTTTTGCCTTCCATTAGAAAGCTCTATGCTCAAGAGCTAACTTTAGAGTTCAGAGAGTCCCTTACAACACCAGTCACGTTTCTCTGAAAGCAAAATTTCCAACATAGTGCACGATCACACAGCTTTACCGAAGACTGGAAGCAGGTTCTGAAATCAACCTTGACAGCCTCCCAAACAGTTGAGAAATCACTACTTCAGTTCCACCGGTAGTGGATCTCACGGTTTGACAGCTTTGGATTGCTATGAGCTTTGGGACAGATGAGGTCAGGACAGTTTCTAAGTGTGCCCGTTCACAGCCTCACtggctcagttggcagaacacaatcctttcctctcctgtgCTCATGATCAAGGATCTAAAACACAAGTGTcaccatctgtggtggtttgaatgagattggcTCCTACTGGCTCATAGCTTGGCATGCTTAGTCCCTCCCCGGCTGatgaactatttgggaaggattaggaggtgtggccttgttggaggaggtgtgttactgggggtgggctttggtgtgtcttcctctctctgcctatgAATTAGTATGTAGCTCTCAGCAGAATTTAGTGTGTTCTTCTGCACTGTGGGACTAAGTATTTGTGCTGTCAAGCAGAGGCCAAGCCTCAAAAAGTCACAGGTAAGGGCTTAAGTGGTACAGGTTCAGTTGTGCCAAGACACAGCCCAAGATGAGGTCTCTGAGATTCTGATGTTTGACAGACAGAGTACTGCTGTCACAAACctccaaaaattaattttaaaaaaggtttatttatttattttatgcataagtCTACCACCATTTCTtgcttcagacataccagaagagggcaccagaccccattatcaatggttgtgaatcaccatgtggttactgggaattgaactcaggacctctggaagagcagttggtgctcttaactgttgtcTCTCCAATCCCACCAGATAGAAATCTAGTCTGCAAATGTCTGGAAAGTAGACAAATGGGATGAAGTTTTCATGAGCCCATGTTCACCTAAAGCCTGCCGGGAAGGTCTTTTTGCATGCTTCTCGTAGCCTCTGCCAGCAAGCCCTGGCATTTGGGCTATTGGCTCATAACCCCAACATGTCTGTATAGGCACAGGTTTGTGACCCTGttccttgtctcttctcttctgagaacaCCAGTTAAGGATTGATGGATGCCATCAGTGTTCATCTCCAGACCACTATGCTCAGGGCTATGTTTGTGCTGATTCTGGGCCAAGCCTGTCTCTGGCCCAGGTCACTGTTGCCCTGGGATCTAAAAGGTGCTCACAGTTCAGCTTAGCCTCACAGACCTGTGTTTCCTGTTCAACCACACACAAGAACACGGCTAGAAAGGCTATTTTTGAGGTATTTCCTGCTGAATCAATCCTAGGAAGTTCTGGGTATCTTAGGGACCCCCCAACCTTGTGGATTTTCTTCCAATCCCCTACTCCCCTTTCCTGTttgaggaaaaaaagacattcttGTAGtgcagggagggggctggggatTTTTCCAGAACAATGAAGCCTAGCAGGCTGGTCTTATGAAATGCACAAAGGAGTATTCCCAGCCTGTTCAGAGCTTCCTGATTGGGACAGTGAGTTTTAAGTGAGGGCATATAAAGCAAGATATTTGCCACCGTGTGAGGCTACGGGCACATTGATAGCCTAGTCCAAGTGTCACTTAAGGGTGCCACAAGTGACTTGCACAGGACAGCAGGGTTTTATGGATATGTGAGAGCCTTCCTGGTTAGGGCTGAGGCTGGAATGACATGATTGTTAGGAATGCTGGCCAAGCCCTTCTGCCCGTGAAGCAAGAACGTGGACATAGTCGTTGGGTTCCTATCTTCAACGTTTTAATATTGGCCGAGAGAAGAACCTCCAGCCCAAGCCCCCAGTAGGTATGGCTGTGTGCAAATGCAACAGCTCACGCTGGACTCTCCCTCCAGGGCTCTGTCTTCTTCCAGCTCACTCACTGTGCACGCACAGGGTTGAAGCTTCCAGATgctgttttctttcattatatgtattttaaggCTAGGTCTTGTTGCCCACCTCTGAGTTTGCTCTTTAATGATCGGCTATGCGTGTCGCTTGCCCCTTGTCTGTGTGCTGAGGGCTCCCTTGCATAGCCCAATCTGTCACGCCTCCTTTCCTGAGCCCGTCTTCTCAGGGCTTAGCTTTCCTTTacatcttttctctctgtgtagtcctggaactcactctgtagacctggctgtggCCTCTTCAGAGATCCTCTACCaactatttttgttcatttgttttctcctcttttcctctacaTTTCTTGTCTTTGAAAACTTGGCTCAGAGGACATAACCTCGAAGCTGCCTTCCATCTGCCTCCCATCCCTAGAGGTCATCAAAACATGCATTATATGCTGCCCCTATTCAGAGCACAGGGGTTAACACTGACCTGGTCAGTTAATTACATAAATACTTTACTCATGTCATGCTTTAGATTCTTGTGTATGAAACTGATACAGTCAGATCTATAGCCTATAGCTCTTCTGGCATGTACtccacacagaacacacacatggtACCGTACTCTTTAGTGTAGTCTGACATGAGGTCAGGGCAGCCTCACTGGGTCTGAACTGCTAAGACCcagaaggaagagaagctgaAGCTTGGACATCGGGAAAGGCATCCTGAGTGGGGCTGGTATTCTCTCCTGTGGATGTCTGGAAGCACCTGTGCAGGCTGGCGGCACGCTGTGTGTGTGGTACCAGTGTAGGCTGGAGGCACGCTGTGTGTGTGGTACCAGTGCAGGCTGGAGGCACGCTGTGTNNNNNNNNNNNNNNNNNNNNNNNNNNNNNNNNNNNNNNNNNNNNNNNNNNNNNNNNNNNNNNNNNNNNNNNNNNNNNNNNNNNNNNNNNNNNNNNNNNNNNNNNNNNNNNNNNNNNNNNNNNNNNNNNNNNNNNNNNNNNNNNNNNNNNNNNNNNNNNNNNNNNNNNNNNNNNNNNNNNNNNNNNNNNNNNNNNNNNNNNNNNNNNNNNNNNNNNNNNNNNNNNNGGCTGGAGGCACGCTGTGTGTGTGGTACCAGTGCAGGCTGGAGGCACGCTGTGTGTGTGGTACCAGTGTTGGTTGGAGGCACGCTGTGTGTGGGGTACCAGTGTTGGCTGGAGGCACGCTGTGTGTGGGGTACCAGTGTTGGCTGGAGGGATGGAGTGCTGGGTACCACAGTGTCAGGTGGGGGATGGAGTGGTGGGTACCACAGTGTCAGGTGGAGGGATGCACACATGATGGTGTGTGTTACCACAAACAGGTAGCAAAGCAAGACAGAATCATCTTCAATGTGCGCTCAGGTTTCTGGAGACAGCAGCAAAAAATTGGCATTTTCTGTGGCTTTAGCAGAAACTACTCAAACCCTCTTCCCCAACAAGAAAAGGAACCATTAGGATCATAAAGATGCGTGTTTTTAATTGACAACTCAATCTCTTCATACAATATTGCACAAATTAAGGCTGTATCAACAATTCTATTTATGATACAAACTCATCAACATTCATATAAAACTACGAGTTGGTACATCTTGGTGGTAGGTACTTTAGTAAATAGCACAAATATTAAACTCAGCTGCATGAGACTCAGCCTTCCACAAAAGAATTCCCAGGTTACTTAAGATGTCCAACCCAAAGTCAATCAAGACCACTTAAAGAAAAACTTGGGATCCAGGTGTGGTAGCCCATGCCTCAGAacgttgaagcaggaggattgtgcgTTCAAGGCTGGCCTGTAGTATACAGCAAAACCATGGCTCAAAAAACtggtgataaaaatatttttaaaaatttagcaaCTTCGTTTAGGAACCAGAAAGCATATGCATACTGGCAACTGTCAGGATGGCATGTTCCGCTCCACAGGGCCGGTGCTAAGAGGAATCCCAGGCTGCAGATCTCTGTAACTACTGTTTCAAAGTTCTAAACAAACAAGATGGCAATTCACGCGAAAGGGTTTACACAAGAGTCTATTCAAAAGAAAACTAGCAAAGTCTCTATAAATTAAGAAACTCTGGTGAGAGCGCTGGCCAGGCGAGAAGCCAACGCCACTCTCCTCACCGAATGTCTCAGACAGCACTGCTGTGACCTCGAGGAAGGGAGAGCTGGGCAGGAACTGAGTAAGCAAGCTGGCTGCTTAGCACAAGCGCTTTTAACTGAAAGGTCTACAGCGAACCATCATGAAGCTCACTGAGATGTGCTAAACCAGGCCCGGTGGTGCCCAAGTTCAGATActggaactcagaactcagaactgTTGAAGGGCTGGCAAACGAGGCATGTGATCATCACATTGTTGGTAAAAATGGAATGGGCCATGCTAAAGGTGAGGGAAATGAGGTCCCATTACACCATTACCCACAGTTGTCCTGCCTGAGATCGGGGGGTTGGCAAAGATTGAGAAAGGGACAGGAGACACACTCAAGCTATGCTGTGATGTAGGTACACGCCTGTTATCCCATTCCTCAATTCCCAGCAAAGCAATGGCCATGAAGCTGGTTCTAGCACAAAGCAGGCTACAGCACAAGGGCAGGCTATGAGTTTCCTGTACAGAACAGAATGACTCACGGAAATCTACGGCCTCTCAGTTGTGTCTTAGAGAGTACAGACACCATGTTTTCTCAGTTTGTGTCTTACAGAGAGTACAGACATTGTTTTTGGAACTCTTCCCACATTGGCTTGGTTTTCAAATGCGTCACTTTATTTTCACCCACGAGGCAGCCACAGGTCTGAGCACGTGATATCACATGATTTCTTCAGTAAGCGGcaaggcagagccagctctcctggaGCTTGCAGTCCTGAGGTCTCACACGTGGAAGCTCTCACCGCAGCCACAGGTTCCCTTGATGTTGGGGTTGTTGAACACAAACTCACTGGACAGTTTGTCTTCCACATAGTCCATCTCCGTCCCTAACAGGGTCAGCTGTGCTTTCTTCTCGATGAACACTCGGACTCCTTGGGGAAAAGGAAACACATGTCACAAAGGCCGCAGCGTGCAGAGCGTGGGATCACAGTCCAGAAGTCCAGAGTCTCTAGTGGTCATTGTCAGCCACCCTACAGCTGATGAGTGACCCTGGACTTCCTTTTGGGGGGAAGTGCATAGCTTCCTGTTAGTCCAGTCTGCATCCAACCAACTCTATACATAACAGTGGAGACCCTTTGATATGTGGGAATTCCATGGTATTTCCGCAAATCTCTGTagtttactcatttttttttctacttactgTAGGAAAATGTGTAATTCTATGAGCTTTTAAATGCTGACATTTATGAGAGATCTGTGCCTGACACCATCAGCTAAAAATACCCACAGTACTGTTGTTTCATGGGGCATTTCTAACCAGACCATATAAACCAAGACCAAACAATGAGCCATGGACTGCAGAGCTCCAGTCTGCTGATGGCcttacacatgaacacacaccacaAGTGAGGCTCATGTTTGAACTGATGGGAATTGATGGGAACacatgggaactgaaccccagacctctggaagagctgcaagATCTTCCAGCTccaattttttataatttacaaaAGGCCTTTATTGAATAATTTAAGTATGATGGAAGTAGAGTTAGGAATATAATTCCTGCTTGTCTAACACAAAAAGGACTGCAAGCTACTATCAGCATGGCTCAAACGCATAGACCTGACCACAAAGCCCCTGGCTCTCCCTTTCTCCAGGACTGCAGTGTTCTTCCCTGTGTCTTACACAAGACCTTgctagcccaagctggcctgacCTTATCTTGAACCGCAAACTTACAATCCCTATCACCAATAGTGGCAGCATTAAAGGCAACAAACCACACCTCACTCTTCAGCAGGTTTTGCAAGACGACAGGCTGGTGTCAAATGTAGGAACTGGTAAAGTCCTCAAGCGCACAGCCGGGGTGGCGCAggtgttgctcctgcagaggatcaggcttggttctcagcacccagctcaggcagctcacaaccagctgtcaTTCCCGCTCCAGGGAGCCGCCACCTCTGGCCTCGCCAGGAGCAGCCTGcactaatacacacatacacacacacacacacacacacacacacacacacacacacacttcacaataCATGCCAAACTTTTCAACAGAAATGGCTGGATGGTTCACTTTGTTCTGTGGctttaaaatctgtgtgtgtggtgagaggcTCGGGGGTAAAAGGCGCCTTGAAAGCCTGAGTTGACACTCAGAGCCCACGGtgaagggagagaaccaactccccaaagcTGTGCCCTGACTTCACAAACTAACATGGCCTTTTAGAGCTTGTGAGGCTGAGCTGGGAGGCACCTGCtattctagcactcagaagctGTGGAAAGAGACTCAAGAGTCAAGCCCGGGCTATACaggaaagacactgtctcaaaaaaccaaaacaacaacaacaaaaaaaactgggaccaaaaccaaccaaagccTTTCCCAGTGATGACCGGTTAGAGCTGAGAGAAACCCAACTTCTCCACGGATTCTCTCTGGACCGTGAGCCTCCCAGCACCAGGCTCAATGCGACCTGAGAAAAAGTCCCCTCTCTCATTTCAGTGACTGCACATAGACAATATGCCAAAGAAAGCCTGCCCGCCAAGACCGGGCACGAATGAGCACCACTCACGTGGTACCTCACGCAGACAGCAAGCAGTCTTTACATCTGTTTGTACAAGAAAAGTTTTCATAAGAACAATGTGCCCAGAAAACATTAGAGAAACAAAAAGCTGCACTGCTCACCAGAGCTGAGCATGGGAGTCCACACCTCTATCTCAtcactgggaggcagagcaggaatTAAGGTCATTCTCACACCTGGCCACATAaggagttcagggctagcctatGCTACAAAAGAACCTATCTCAAGAAGACAAGAAAGCTCACCATCTTGAATAACTTCTTCATCAGAATCTCCTTTTGTCTTTGTGTACTCCAGGCTGTAAGAGAGGCCATTACAGCCCCTGGTTCGCACGCCAACTTTCAGACCCACCTGAAAAGAATTGAGAATACAAACTCAGTGTTCACAGTACAGGTTAAAGGATTAATGACAATCTTGGCTGCAGTCaagtgtggtgactcacacctcgAATCCCAGCACTTGCTTGTGAGGCTGAGGGATGAGGATGCTGTCAAGCTTGAGGCCAAAGAGCAAGACAAAGTCTCGAGAACAGGAAAAAGGGCTGCACTAGCTCAGAAAAGGGCTGACAGGGCCAGCTCAGGAACCCAGGGAGGATCTCCAGAgtgcgcgtgcatgtgcgtgcgcacacacacacacacacacatacacgtacaaatacaacacacacacacgcgcgcacacacaaatacaaatacctgcacatataaatacaataaaatttaaagggaaaaagcAACCTTTGATATTTATTCCCACTATTCCTTTCCTCTTAAACTTGGTGGTATGCAACAGGTTTCTGGTTACACAATGCCTCTGTAAGACCAAATGTAACAGGAAACAAGTTTGAAAACAACAcagagcacacaggaagcagcaCACAGCCACTGTTGTCCAGGAGAGCAGCTTTTGCGGGTCCTCCAGTCCTGgcagcatgtgtgtctgcatggtTTTTATTACAGCGTATTACACGCTTTCCTCTTTATGTTGCTGACATTTGATTTTTCATAGCTATCAGTTTTAGAGAGTTTGCTTCCTGACTATAACTTGGAGTAGTGTGAGCACAGCGAACACTAGCTGCTTGTCTTACAGTTCAGGCTGCTCTGAAATGCATGACCCACCTAGCTCACCCTCCAAAGCGCGTTACCatccctggcttttctttttatttatttattttttacctttttttcttgttttgttttgaatagaGGTCTGAAA
It encodes:
- the Isca1 gene encoding iron-sulfur cluster assembly 1 homolog, mitochondrial, whose amino-acid sequence is MSASLVRATVRAVSKRKLQPTRAALTLTPSAVNKIKQLLKDKPEHVGLKVGVRTRGCNGLSYSLEYTKTKGDSDEEVIQDGVRVFIEKKAQLTLLGTEMDYVEDKLSSEFVFNNPNIKGTCGCGESFHV